Proteins from a single region of Chryseobacterium sp. T16E-39:
- a CDS encoding thiamine pyrophosphate-dependent enzyme produces MQTTYIETQKISFQDFKNQILEDYKLGRISREMSYLGRREVLTGKAKFGIFGDGKELPQLAMAKVFRNGDFRSGYYRDQTFALSVDALTVESFFAQLYADTSVEREPASAGRQMNGHFATRSLNEDGSWKNLMAQKNISSDISPTAGQMPRLLGLAQASKIYKSVQFDGSEKFSKDGNEIAFGTIGDASTAEGHFWETLNAACALQVPMIVSIWDDGYGISVPTKNQRAKADISEMLSGFQRKEGENQGCEIIQVKAWDYPALLDAYARAEHFARTESVPVVVHVIEVTQPQGHSTSGSHERYKNEERLSWEADFDGLVKFKEWILNYSIEIEGKEEVIATKEELDAIDEEAKKMVKAGQKIAWENYQKTILDLSKAVLPLVENLKGQNSEIENYITQFNKLVSKAKKDIFHLMRKSLLATRGTNTAERNQLMQKYNEVFEVEKDNYSSHLYSQSQWKAENIKEVKPVYSDHSEDVDGRVVVRNNFDKIFEKYPETLVFGEDAGNIGDVNQGLEGMQEKYGDVRVADTGIREATILGQGIGMAMRGLRPIAEIQYLDYILYCIQGMSDDLATVQYRTKGGQKAPVIIRTRGHRLEGVWHSGSPMAGILNLSKGILVLVPRNLTKAAGFYNTMLQSDDPAVIVECLNGYRLKEKQPDNLGEFTVPVGKIEVTKEGKDVTLVTYGSTWRIVMEAAEELEKLGISSEVIDVQSLIPFDLTNEIAESVKKTNRLVVIDEDVEGGTSAFILQQILEKQKAFRYLDSDPLTIAANDHRPAYASDGDYFSKPSSDDMVEKIYAMFNETNPQKYPAIF; encoded by the coding sequence ATGCAAACAACCTATATTGAAACACAGAAGATTTCCTTTCAAGATTTTAAAAATCAAATACTTGAAGACTATAAATTAGGAAGAATTTCTCGTGAAATGTCTTACCTGGGTAGAAGAGAAGTTCTTACAGGAAAAGCTAAATTTGGAATCTTCGGTGATGGTAAGGAATTACCACAGTTGGCAATGGCGAAAGTTTTCAGGAATGGAGACTTCCGTTCAGGATACTACAGAGATCAGACTTTTGCATTGTCTGTAGATGCTTTAACGGTTGAAAGCTTTTTTGCACAGCTATATGCCGATACCAGCGTAGAAAGAGAGCCTGCATCTGCAGGAAGACAAATGAACGGACACTTCGCAACAAGGAGTTTAAATGAAGATGGGAGCTGGAAAAATTTAATGGCTCAGAAAAATATTTCTTCTGATATCTCTCCTACAGCAGGTCAAATGCCTAGATTATTAGGATTGGCTCAGGCTTCAAAAATATATAAATCAGTACAATTTGACGGTTCAGAGAAATTCTCAAAAGATGGAAACGAAATTGCTTTCGGAACTATCGGGGATGCTTCTACTGCAGAAGGTCATTTTTGGGAAACATTGAATGCGGCATGTGCACTTCAGGTTCCAATGATCGTTTCAATTTGGGATGATGGTTATGGGATTTCTGTTCCTACTAAAAACCAGAGAGCAAAAGCAGATATCTCTGAAATGCTAAGTGGGTTTCAAAGAAAAGAAGGTGAAAACCAGGGCTGTGAGATTATTCAGGTAAAAGCATGGGATTATCCTGCATTATTGGATGCATACGCAAGAGCAGAACACTTTGCAAGAACTGAAAGTGTTCCTGTAGTTGTTCATGTCATTGAAGTTACCCAGCCACAAGGTCACTCTACTTCAGGATCTCACGAAAGATATAAGAATGAAGAACGTCTATCCTGGGAAGCGGATTTTGATGGATTGGTGAAATTTAAAGAATGGATCTTAAACTATTCAATTGAAATTGAAGGAAAAGAAGAAGTTATTGCAACAAAGGAAGAGCTGGATGCAATTGATGAGGAAGCGAAGAAGATGGTAAAAGCTGGTCAAAAAATCGCTTGGGAAAATTATCAGAAAACCATCTTAGATCTTTCTAAGGCTGTTTTACCTTTAGTGGAAAACCTTAAAGGACAAAATTCAGAAATTGAAAATTATATTACTCAGTTCAATAAATTAGTTTCTAAAGCTAAAAAAGATATTTTCCATTTGATGAGAAAATCTTTATTGGCAACAAGAGGAACAAATACTGCAGAAAGAAATCAGTTGATGCAGAAATACAATGAGGTTTTTGAAGTAGAGAAAGACAATTACTCGTCTCACCTTTACTCCCAGTCTCAATGGAAAGCTGAAAATATCAAAGAAGTTAAGCCTGTATATTCTGACCATTCTGAAGATGTAGATGGAAGAGTAGTCGTTAGAAACAATTTTGACAAAATATTTGAAAAATATCCTGAAACCCTTGTTTTTGGTGAAGATGCCGGAAATATCGGTGATGTAAACCAAGGTTTAGAAGGGATGCAGGAAAAATATGGTGATGTTCGTGTTGCAGATACAGGTATCCGTGAAGCTACTATTTTAGGGCAGGGTATTGGTATGGCAATGAGAGGGCTGAGACCTATTGCTGAGATTCAGTACCTGGATTATATCTTGTATTGTATACAGGGAATGAGTGATGATTTGGCAACAGTTCAGTACAGAACAAAAGGAGGTCAAAAAGCTCCAGTGATCATCAGAACAAGAGGGCATCGATTAGAAGGTGTTTGGCATTCGGGTTCTCCAATGGCAGGAATTCTTAACCTTTCAAAAGGAATTTTGGTACTTGTTCCAAGAAATCTTACAAAAGCGGCAGGATTCTATAATACAATGCTTCAGAGTGATGATCCGGCAGTCATTGTTGAATGTCTGAACGGATACCGATTAAAGGAAAAGCAGCCTGACAATTTAGGTGAGTTTACCGTTCCTGTAGGAAAGATTGAAGTAACGAAGGAAGGGAAGGATGTAACGTTGGTGACCTATGGTTCTACATGGAGAATTGTAATGGAAGCTGCAGAAGAATTGGAAAAATTAGGAATCTCTTCTGAAGTTATTGATGTCCAGTCTTTAATTCCTTTCGATTTGACAAATGAAATTGCAGAGAGTGTAAAGAAAACCAACAGATTGGTCGTTATCGATGAAGATGTAGAAGGAGGAACTTCAGCATTTATTCTTCAGCAGATTTTAGAAAAACAAAAAGCATTCAGATATCTGGATTCTGATCCATTGACGATAGCTGCTAATGACCACCGTCCTGCTTATGCAAGTGACGGAGATTATTTCAGCAAGCCATCTTCTGATGATATGGTAGAAAAAATCTATGCTATGTTTAATGAAACAAATCCTCAGAAATATCCTGCGATATTTTAA
- a CDS encoding polyprenyl synthetase family protein: MANIVEEIKQPINEEMKLFEQKFYESMQSKVPLLDKVTRFIVTTKGKQMRPMFVFLCAKLVGEVNEKTYRGASMIELIHTATLVHDDVVDESFKRRNFFSINALWKNKIAVLVGDYLLMKSVLISTDHKEYDLLSVIARTTREMSEGELLQLEKARKLDITEDVYYEIIRQKTATLIAACCEVGVLSNNADENLAKRMKDFGTYTGMAFQIKDDLFDYLSSNVIGKPVGIDIKEQKMTLPLIHALKIASEKDRKYFFNTIKRYNNDKKRVKELIAFVKSSGGLDYAVSVMKDFQQKAKDLLNDFPDSEAKRSLYSMLDYVIERKF, encoded by the coding sequence GTGGCCAATATAGTAGAAGAAATCAAGCAACCGATCAATGAAGAAATGAAACTTTTCGAGCAGAAGTTTTATGAATCAATGCAGAGTAAAGTTCCTTTATTAGATAAGGTAACACGTTTTATCGTTACAACTAAAGGGAAGCAAATGCGTCCTATGTTTGTATTTCTATGTGCAAAGCTGGTAGGAGAGGTCAATGAAAAAACCTATCGGGGAGCTTCGATGATAGAATTGATTCATACCGCAACATTAGTTCATGATGATGTCGTAGATGAAAGTTTTAAACGTCGTAATTTTTTCTCTATTAATGCCTTATGGAAGAATAAAATTGCAGTTTTAGTAGGAGATTATCTGCTGATGAAATCAGTGTTGATTTCTACAGACCATAAAGAGTATGATTTACTTTCGGTAATAGCACGAACAACCCGTGAAATGTCGGAAGGGGAACTTCTTCAGTTGGAAAAAGCAAGGAAACTAGACATTACAGAAGATGTTTATTATGAGATTATCCGTCAGAAAACAGCAACATTAATTGCTGCTTGCTGTGAAGTAGGTGTTTTGTCGAATAATGCCGATGAAAATCTTGCGAAAAGAATGAAGGATTTCGGAACTTACACAGGAATGGCATTTCAGATTAAAGACGACTTGTTTGACTATTTGAGTTCTAATGTCATAGGAAAACCGGTTGGTATAGATATTAAAGAACAAAAGATGACGCTTCCTCTGATTCATGCCTTAAAAATCGCCAGTGAAAAGGACAGGAAATATTTTTTCAATACAATAAAGCGTTATAATAATGATAAAAAGCGTGTAAAAGAGCTTATTGCTTTTGTGAAAAGTTCAGGTGGTTTAGATTATGCTGTCTCTGTAATGAAAGATTTTCAGCAAAAGGCGAAAGATCTTCTCAATGATTTTCCTGACTCTGAAGCCAAAAGATCACTATACAGTATGCTGGATTATGTGATTGAAAGAAAGTTCTAA
- a CDS encoding bacteriocin-like protein, producing MNNLRKLNKRELKTIKGGNVPIGCNSWNPQARCCMEWAADYCGNRTCPNSPAPNC from the coding sequence ATGAACAATCTAAGAAAATTAAACAAAAGAGAATTAAAGACTATCAAAGGTGGAAATGTACCTATTGGGTGCAATAGCTGGAATCCTCAGGCTCGCTGCTGCATGGAGTGGGCTGCAGATTACTGTGGAAATAGAACCTGCCCAAATTCGCCTGCCCCAAATTGCTAG
- a CDS encoding bacteriocin-like protein, whose product MKNFKKISRENLKAIKGAGVPEGVCQPGYKYICEATGICGPEPDAACNCYCIPK is encoded by the coding sequence ATGAAAAATTTCAAAAAAATTTCAAGAGAAAATTTAAAAGCTATTAAGGGTGCAGGAGTACCAGAAGGTGTTTGCCAACCTGGATACAAGTACATTTGCGAAGCCACAGGTATTTGTGGGCCAGAACCCGATGCAGCTTGTAATTGCTATTGTATTCCTAAATAA
- a CDS encoding sterol desaturase family protein has product MNYFLGEDGLENVYAWAIPFHATVILAEMIYSHVSEAKLYDKKDVATSVFLALLNFGLDLIMKVFAMGVMFFFYNHRLFTWDFTVWYWLICFVITDFAYYVLHYVDHHSRAFWAVHITHHNSEYFNLTTGFRSPVLQPLYRYLYFSPLAFLGFNPWHIMVVYAIGQVYGTWVHTQTVKKMGFLEHILVTPSHHRVHHACNIKYLDRNMGMCLIIWDKMFGTFEKEDPNIPVKYGIYPKMPDNKPDTVLFYEWRKIWKDIKQPGLKFSDRINYIFNSPGWRHDGTGKTVRQYQKDYFAKKIRKQHKKSA; this is encoded by the coding sequence ATGAACTATTTTTTGGGTGAAGATGGATTAGAAAATGTCTATGCCTGGGCAATTCCGTTTCATGCTACTGTAATTTTAGCTGAAATGATCTACAGCCACGTCTCTGAGGCTAAATTATATGATAAAAAAGATGTAGCAACAAGCGTTTTTTTAGCACTCCTGAACTTCGGTCTGGATTTGATAATGAAGGTTTTTGCTATGGGAGTGATGTTTTTCTTTTACAATCACCGGCTTTTTACGTGGGATTTTACTGTTTGGTATTGGCTCATCTGTTTTGTCATTACTGATTTCGCCTATTATGTACTTCATTACGTAGATCACCATTCCAGAGCGTTTTGGGCCGTTCATATCACCCATCATAATTCGGAATATTTTAACCTGACAACGGGCTTCAGAAGTCCCGTTTTACAGCCTCTTTACAGGTATTTATACTTTTCTCCACTTGCTTTTTTAGGTTTCAATCCGTGGCATATCATGGTCGTTTACGCTATTGGACAAGTGTATGGTACATGGGTTCACACACAAACGGTAAAGAAGATGGGTTTCCTGGAACATATTTTGGTAACGCCATCTCATCATCGTGTTCATCATGCCTGCAATATTAAATACCTGGATAGAAATATGGGAATGTGCCTGATTATTTGGGATAAAATGTTTGGCACTTTTGAAAAAGAAGATCCCAATATTCCCGTAAAATATGGTATTTATCCTAAAATGCCGGACAATAAACCCGATACCGTCCTGTTTTATGAGTGGCGAAAGATATGGAAAGATATAAAACAACCGGGGTTGAAGTTTTCAGACAGGATCAACTATATTTTTAATTCTCCCGGCTGGAGGCATGATGGTACCGGAAAAACAGTTAGGCAATATCAAAAAGATTATTTTGCAAAGAAAATCCGCAAACAGCATAAAAAATCAGCATAG
- the rlmN gene encoding 23S rRNA (adenine(2503)-C(2))-methyltransferase RlmN, whose product MKDIRTLSLDQLKDYFLTLGEKPFRAKQVYDWLWSKNLHSIDEMTNLSKQLRDKISAEYTINPVSVDLLQKSTDGTIKNGVKLHDGLMVESVLIPTETRTTACVSSQVGCSLNCEFCATARLKRMRNLEVAEIVDQVALIDNQSKMYFDRPLSNIVFMGMGEPMMNYKNVVEAIRKITQPEGLGMSPRRITVSTSGIPKMIKMLADDELRVKLALSLHSAIESKRNEIMPFSDKFPLTDIMESLQYWYKKTGSTITFEYCVWKGINDGDEDIKALIKYCKQVPSKVNLIQYNPIGDGKYDQCNKQAEENYVRQLENAGITVMIRKSRGGDIDAACGQLANKVTD is encoded by the coding sequence ATGAAAGATATTCGAACTTTATCACTGGATCAGCTTAAAGACTATTTCTTGACTTTAGGAGAAAAACCGTTTCGTGCGAAACAGGTTTATGACTGGTTGTGGAGTAAAAACCTTCATTCTATTGATGAAATGACGAATCTTTCAAAACAGCTTCGTGATAAAATTTCAGCAGAATATACCATCAATCCTGTATCCGTTGATTTACTTCAAAAGAGTACGGACGGAACCATTAAAAATGGAGTGAAACTTCATGATGGTTTAATGGTAGAATCGGTTTTGATTCCTACAGAAACAAGAACGACAGCTTGTGTTTCCTCACAGGTAGGATGTTCATTAAACTGCGAGTTTTGTGCGACAGCACGATTGAAGAGAATGAGAAACCTTGAAGTCGCTGAAATTGTGGATCAGGTTGCTCTTATTGACAATCAAAGTAAAATGTATTTTGACAGGCCTCTTAGCAATATTGTTTTTATGGGAATGGGGGAGCCTATGATGAATTACAAAAATGTAGTTGAGGCTATCCGGAAAATCACCCAGCCGGAAGGTTTGGGAATGTCCCCAAGAAGAATTACTGTTTCAACTTCAGGAATACCGAAGATGATCAAGATGCTGGCAGATGACGAACTGCGTGTAAAACTGGCTCTGTCACTTCACTCTGCAATAGAATCCAAACGTAACGAAATCATGCCGTTTTCAGATAAGTTTCCATTGACAGATATTATGGAATCGCTGCAGTACTGGTACAAAAAAACGGGAAGTACGATCACTTTTGAATATTGTGTATGGAAAGGGATTAACGACGGGGATGAAGACATAAAAGCTTTGATCAAATATTGCAAACAGGTTCCTTCCAAAGTTAATCTTATCCAATACAATCCAATTGGAGATGGGAAGTACGACCAATGTAACAAACAGGCAGAAGAAAACTATGTACGCCAGCTTGAGAATGCGGGAATTACCGTAATGATCAGAAAAAGCCGTGGTGGAGATATCGATGCTGCGTGCGGACAATTGGCCAATAAGGTTACGGATTAA
- the queA gene encoding tRNA preQ1(34) S-adenosylmethionine ribosyltransferase-isomerase QueA, which translates to MKTSDFNFDLPEELLAEHPSEHRDDARLMVLDRKTETIEHKLFKDVVDYFDEKDLFIFNNTKVFPARLYGNKEKTGAKIEVFLLRELDKETRVWDVLVDPARKIRIGNKLFFTEDESLVAEVIDNTTSRGRTLRFLFDGSYEEFRTKLKELGETPLPKYIKRAVEPEDAERYQTIYAKVEGAVAAPTAGLHFSKHLMKRLEIKGIDFAEVTLHVGLGTFNPIEVEDLSKHKMESEEIIIDEKNAEIINRAVDAHRRVCAVGTTTMRALETSVSSNKKISAFNGWTNKFIYPPHDFGVANSMITNFHTPKSTLLMMIAAFAGRDFVMHAYEEAVKEKYKFYSYGDAMLIL; encoded by the coding sequence ATGAAAACATCCGATTTTAATTTTGACCTTCCTGAGGAATTATTGGCAGAACACCCATCTGAGCACAGAGATGATGCGAGACTAATGGTTCTTGACAGAAAAACTGAAACTATAGAGCACAAGTTGTTTAAAGATGTAGTGGATTATTTCGATGAAAAAGACTTATTTATTTTTAACAATACGAAGGTTTTCCCTGCACGTCTTTATGGAAATAAAGAAAAAACTGGAGCTAAAATTGAAGTATTTCTTTTAAGAGAGCTTGATAAAGAAACTCGTGTTTGGGATGTATTGGTAGATCCGGCTAGAAAAATAAGAATTGGTAACAAATTGTTCTTTACTGAAGATGAATCTTTAGTGGCTGAGGTTATTGATAACACAACTTCTAGAGGAAGAACCCTAAGATTCCTGTTTGACGGTTCTTATGAAGAATTCAGAACAAAATTAAAAGAATTAGGAGAAACTCCACTTCCAAAATACATCAAAAGAGCAGTAGAGCCCGAAGATGCTGAAAGATATCAAACGATCTATGCTAAAGTTGAAGGAGCTGTTGCAGCACCAACTGCTGGTCTACACTTCTCTAAGCATTTGATGAAGAGATTAGAGATCAAAGGAATTGACTTTGCTGAAGTAACTCTTCACGTTGGTTTAGGAACATTCAACCCGATCGAAGTTGAAGATCTTTCTAAGCATAAAATGGAGTCTGAAGAAATCATTATCGATGAGAAAAATGCTGAAATCATTAACAGAGCAGTAGATGCGCACAGAAGAGTTTGTGCTGTAGGAACTACAACAATGAGAGCATTGGAAACTTCAGTTTCTTCTAACAAGAAAATCTCTGCATTTAACGGTTGGACGAATAAATTCATTTACCCACCTCACGATTTTGGAGTTGCAAATTCAATGATCACAAACTTCCACACGCCGAAGTCTACATTATTGATGATGATCGCTGCATTTGCTGGAAGAGATTTCGTAATGCATGCTTATGAAGAAGCCGTAAAAGAAAAGTATAAATTCTATTCTTACGGTGATGCAATGCTTATTTTATAA
- a CDS encoding AIM24 family protein, with protein MSKYSLESFINETKENPQERDYFELEKPQLLEINLNNQSVWTKRGSMVGYTGNINFERQGMLAGGLGNLLKKAISGEGTKLMKAEGTGKLYVADSGKKVRILYLNNESLCVNGNDVLAHEQSIQSDITMLKSIAGMLSGGLFQVKLSGSGHVAITTHGEPLTLMVTPHNPVFTDPNATVAWSGNLTPELKTNVSFKSLMGRGSGEEFQMMFSGNGWVLIQPYEEVYTVEK; from the coding sequence ATGAGCAAATATTCATTGGAATCATTCATTAATGAAACAAAGGAAAATCCACAGGAAAGAGATTATTTTGAACTTGAGAAACCTCAGCTTCTGGAGATTAATCTTAACAATCAATCGGTTTGGACGAAAAGAGGAAGTATGGTGGGTTATACTGGAAACATCAATTTTGAGAGGCAGGGTATGCTTGCCGGAGGTTTAGGAAATCTTCTGAAAAAAGCGATCAGTGGTGAAGGAACAAAACTGATGAAAGCAGAAGGTACCGGAAAACTATATGTGGCTGATTCCGGAAAAAAAGTCCGTATCCTTTATTTAAATAACGAATCTTTATGTGTAAACGGTAATGACGTTCTGGCTCATGAGCAAAGTATACAAAGTGATATTACGATGCTAAAAAGTATTGCGGGTATGCTTTCCGGCGGATTATTCCAGGTGAAGCTTTCAGGATCCGGACATGTAGCTATTACAACTCATGGTGAGCCATTAACCTTAATGGTAACTCCTCATAATCCTGTTTTTACAGATCCAAATGCAACAGTTGCATGGTCAGGAAATTTAACCCCTGAATTGAAAACGAATGTTTCTTTTAAAAGTTTAATGGGAAGAGGAAGCGGCGAAGAGTTTCAGATGATGTTTTCCGGAAATGGCTGGGTTCTTATCCAACCTTATGAAGAGGTGTATACTGTAGAAAAATAA
- a CDS encoding peptidase M61, translating to MLILFPSMIFAQSSKKNYEYHIDLLHVSNNEVMVSFTPPKNSLKQGKFVIPKMIPGIYQAMNFGQYISDFNATDKDGKKIAAERLDKNSWKVNDLKHVNKISYKVTGGWNSLQQNTDGPKSAGSLFIKDSVSVINYNSLVGYFEEMKETPYEINIRKNKDFYASSALDYKRKNDTTDVVWAKDYRKLVDSPVLYCVPDTTWLKIGTSEVLVSFYNKKERHYSKKIADDIENILKNQQAYLGGKLPVNKYAFLIYFESSNEKGSIGDGLEHSRSTVCLYRSKSMNFLPDALNRVAAHEFFHIITPLHIHSGDIQHYDFLNPTMSKHLWLYEGMTEYATIHMPIKQKMISLADFEKKLEEKIHGMNEFDNHLSFTEISKNAIERQDQYMNFYQKGPLLGLCLDIKLRELSGGKMGTQDLMQRLMKKYGEDKYFNDDDLFDEITKMTFPEIRTFFRDYIEGTKPVPLKEYLEKVGFTYDETTGKVGTLASPDSKQIALRKAWIGQ from the coding sequence ATGTTGATTCTTTTTCCGAGTATGATCTTCGCACAATCATCAAAGAAAAATTATGAATACCATATAGACCTTCTTCATGTATCAAACAATGAAGTGATGGTCTCTTTTACCCCACCCAAAAACAGTCTTAAGCAGGGCAAATTTGTCATTCCAAAAATGATCCCCGGAATTTATCAGGCAATGAATTTCGGACAGTACATTTCTGATTTTAATGCAACTGATAAAGATGGAAAGAAAATAGCGGCAGAACGTCTGGATAAAAACAGCTGGAAGGTGAATGATCTTAAGCATGTGAACAAAATATCTTATAAAGTTACCGGCGGCTGGAACTCTTTACAGCAAAACACAGACGGACCAAAATCTGCAGGCAGCTTATTTATAAAAGATTCGGTTTCTGTTATTAATTACAATTCTCTGGTGGGATACTTCGAAGAAATGAAGGAGACTCCGTATGAAATTAATATCAGGAAAAATAAGGACTTTTATGCTTCTTCAGCCTTAGATTACAAAAGAAAAAATGACACTACCGATGTTGTCTGGGCAAAAGATTACAGGAAACTAGTAGATTCACCTGTGCTCTATTGTGTTCCTGATACCACCTGGTTAAAGATTGGAACCAGCGAGGTTCTTGTATCATTTTACAACAAAAAAGAACGTCATTATTCAAAAAAGATAGCGGATGATATAGAAAATATTTTAAAAAATCAACAGGCTTATCTGGGTGGAAAATTGCCTGTAAACAAATATGCTTTTCTGATCTATTTTGAGTCCTCAAATGAAAAAGGATCTATAGGTGACGGTCTGGAACATTCACGATCAACAGTTTGCCTGTACCGTTCAAAAAGCATGAACTTTTTGCCGGATGCATTAAACAGGGTTGCGGCTCATGAATTCTTTCATATTATTACGCCACTCCATATCCATTCGGGAGATATTCAACACTATGATTTTTTAAATCCTACCATGTCCAAGCACCTTTGGCTTTATGAAGGGATGACAGAATATGCGACCATACATATGCCTATCAAACAGAAAATGATTTCTCTGGCGGATTTTGAAAAAAAACTGGAAGAAAAAATACATGGAATGAATGAGTTTGATAACCATTTATCTTTTACTGAAATAAGTAAGAATGCAATAGAAAGACAGGACCAATACATGAATTTTTATCAGAAAGGCCCACTACTTGGGTTGTGTTTAGATATAAAATTACGTGAACTTTCCGGTGGAAAAATGGGTACCCAGGATCTGATGCAACGGCTTATGAAAAAATACGGGGAGGATAAGTATTTTAATGATGATGATTTATTTGATGAAATTACAAAAATGACCTTCCCTGAAATCCGTACATTTTTCAGGGATTATATAGAAGGGACAAAGCCGGTTCCTTTAAAAGAATATCTTGAAAAAGTAGGCTTTACTTATGATGAAACTACTGGAAAGGTAGGTACACTCGCCAGTCCCGATTCAAAGCAAATAGCCCTGAGAAAAGCATGGATTGGTCAATAA
- a CDS encoding serine hydrolase domain-containing protein — translation MKNILAASLLITMNVVYSQISNVEKVIDASVKNDNFNGAVLVAQDGKTELLSYKGLSNRHYNINFSDDTKFHIFSLTKSFTAVLIMQLYEKGKINLDAPIATYLPGYKGEAAKKATVRNLLTYSSGRFNKDLSTPEFIHQAYDNTIWNLDDFITTFLSEKLIDKPGTKFNYNNGDYILLGKIIENIYGKSFEEVLKEQILVPLKMNDTGLLHHNDIVQNIDDGYSETGSDPFSLHTPTNTYIDNLYTAGAMYSTPKDLLIFDQAVFNHVLIKKATLDTMLTPYKELGDTAFSFWVYPKSFGNINTLFVERQGEGYGHSANWVHLPEKKLTLIILSNTKDVKYLNKMRERLISAYYGQ, via the coding sequence ATGAAAAATATTCTTGCCGCATCTCTTTTAATAACAATGAATGTGGTCTATTCTCAAATTTCAAATGTGGAGAAAGTAATCGATGCCAGTGTAAAAAATGATAATTTTAATGGTGCTGTTTTGGTCGCACAGGATGGTAAGACCGAATTACTAAGTTATAAGGGACTGTCCAACAGGCACTACAATATTAATTTTTCAGACGATACCAAATTTCATATTTTTTCACTGACAAAATCATTTACAGCGGTACTGATTATGCAGCTTTATGAAAAAGGAAAAATCAATCTGGATGCTCCTATTGCCACGTACCTACCCGGTTACAAAGGAGAAGCCGCAAAGAAAGCAACCGTAAGAAATTTATTAACATACAGCAGTGGCAGATTTAATAAAGACCTCAGTACCCCCGAATTTATTCATCAGGCATATGACAATACGATATGGAACCTCGATGATTTTATCACTACTTTTTTATCTGAAAAACTTATAGACAAACCAGGTACAAAATTTAATTATAATAATGGAGATTATATTCTGCTCGGAAAAATTATTGAAAACATATATGGTAAATCTTTTGAGGAAGTTTTAAAGGAACAGATTTTAGTCCCTCTAAAAATGAATGACACAGGCCTTCTGCACCACAATGACATTGTTCAGAATATTGATGACGGATATTCTGAAACCGGTTCAGACCCTTTTAGTCTTCATACCCCTACTAATACCTATATCGATAATCTATATACTGCAGGAGCTATGTATTCGACACCGAAAGATCTTTTGATTTTCGACCAGGCAGTTTTTAATCATGTATTAATAAAAAAAGCTACTTTGGATACGATGTTAACTCCTTATAAAGAGCTTGGAGATACTGCCTTTAGTTTTTGGGTTTATCCTAAAAGCTTTGGAAATATCAATACCCTTTTTGTAGAACGCCAAGGTGAAGGTTATGGACACAGTGCAAACTGGGTGCACTTACCAGAAAAAAAACTTACCTTAATCATACTATCCAATACCAAGGATGTCAAGTACCTCAACAAGATGAGAGAACGATTAATAAGTGCTTACTACGGACAATAA